A segment of the Streptomyces sp. ITFR-21 genome:
CACCACCAGCGACACCGCCTTGGACACCCGGGTCTCCTGCTCCGGGGTGGCGTCCGGTTTGAAGAGGTCCTTGTAGATGTTGCGGGTGAACAGGTTGGCCGCCGCGATGGACATGATGGCGGCCGGCACCAGTGCCCCGATGGCGATGGCGGCGAACGCCACCCCGGTGAACCAGGACGGGAACAGGTTCTCGAACAGCTGGGGGATGGCCAGTTGGGCGTTGTAGCCCTTGACGCCCTTGCCCACGCCGTCGGCGATGGCCATGAAGCCGAGCATCGCCAGCAGGCCCAGCATCAGCGAGTACAGCGGCAGGATGGTGGTGTTGCGGCGGATGGTGTTGCGGCTGCGGCCGGACAGCACCGCGGTCACCGAGTGCGGGTAGAGGAAGAGCGCCATCGCCGAGCCCAGGGCGAGTGTGGCGTACGCCCACTGTGCCTGCGGGGCGGGCACCAGCGCGCCGCGGTGCTTGCCGGTGGCCGGGTTGGTCACCTGGTAGGCGGCGTCGGCCTTGTCGAAGATGTGGCCGAACCCGCCGAGTTTGTACGGGATGTAGATGATCGCCACCACGATGACGATGTAGATCAGCGCGTCCTTGACGAACGCGATCAGCGCCGGGGCGCGCAGCCCCGAGGAGTAGGTGTACGCGGCCAGCACGCCGAAGGCGATCAGCAGCGGCAGGTCCTTCAGGAACCAGTTGGCGGAGTCGCCGCCGCCCACCCCCATCACGTCCAGCACCGCCTGGATGCCGACCAGTTGCAGGGCGATGTACGGCATGGTGGCGACGATCCCGGTCAGCGCCATCGCCACCGACAGGCTCTTGGACCCGAACCGGCCGCGGATGAAGTCCGAGGAGGTCACATAGCCGTGCCGGTGCGAGACCGACCACAGCCGCGGCAGGAAGAGGAAGACCAGCGGGTAGACGATGATCGTGTACGGCACCGCGAAGAAGCCCGACGCGCCGGCGCCGTAGATCGCGGCCGGTACGGCGACGAAGGTGTACGCGGTGTAGAGGTCGCCACCGAGCAGGAACCAGGTGATCCAGGTGCCGAAGCTCCGGCCGCCCAGCCCCCACTCGTCCAGGTGCAGGGCGTTCTCGGCGCGCCGCCAGCGGGCGGCGAGGAAGCCCAGCACGGTCACCGCGACGAAGAAGAAGATGCAGACGCCGAGCGCGACGCCGTTGACGCCGTCCTTCATCGGGTCGCACCCCCCTTGCGGGCGCGCTCCTCGCGGCGGACCAGTACGTAGGCGGTCCAGGTCAGCGCGGCGGCCACCGGCACCCAGAGCATCTGGTACCAGTAGAAGAACGGGATCCCGATGAACTGCGGGTCGACCCGCGAGTAGGAGCCCACCCAGAGCAGGGCGACGAGTGGAACGGCCAGGCAGAGCCCGGCGATGATCCGCGAGGCGGTGATGATCGGTGGTCGGCTGACCGGTTGCGGTTCGGACATAGGTGCGGCTCCCGTCCCCTAGAGCAACGACTGTGACTGCCGGGAATCTAGGGGAGGGGAGTGCCGTGCGTCATCAGGTGTGCAGGGATCTCACCCGCGGGAGCGGGTCATTGCCGGTGCGGCAACTCGGCCGGTCCGCCCGCGGGTCCGCCCGCCGGTCGGCCCGCGGCTTCGGCGGCCGGCGCGCGCGGCCCGGCGCCCGGTGCGGCCCCCGTCCACCGCGCGGCGTCCGGCCGGGGGCCCGGCGTCCGGCGTCCGGCGGCGCTCAGTCCCGGGGGCGGCTCAGCCGGGCCACGAACTTGTAGCGGTCGCCGCGGTACACCGACCGCACCCACTCCACCGGTTCGCCCGTGGTGTCGATCGAGTGCCGGGAGAGCATCAGCATCGGCAGGCCCACGTCGGTGCCGAGCAGGCCCGCCTCGCGCGGGGTGGCCAGCGAGGTCTCGATGGTCTCCTCGGCCTCGGCCAGCCGCACGTCGTAGACCTCGGCCAGCGCGGTGTACAGCGAGGTGTACTTGGCCAGGCTGCGGCGCAGCGCCGGGAAGCGCTTGGCGGACAGGTGGGTGGTCTCGATCGCCATCGGCTCGCTGTTGGCCAGCCGCAGCCGCTCGATCCGCAGCACCCGGCCGCCGGCCTTCATGTCCAGCAGTGCGGCGAGCCGGTCGTCGGCGGTGATGTAGCCGATCTCCAGCAGTTGGGAGGTGGGCTCCAGGCCCTGAGCCCGCATGTCCTCGGTGTAGGAGGTCAGCTGGAGCGCCTGGGAGACCTTGGGCTTGGCCACGAAGGTGCCCTTGCCTTGGATGCGCTCCAGCCGGCCCTCGACCACCAGCTCCTGCAGGGCCTGCCGGACGGTGGTGCGGGAGGTGTCGAACTCGGTGGCCAGCGTGCGCTCGGGCGGGACCGGGGTGCCGGGGGGCATCGTCTTGGTGATGTCCAGCAGGTGCTTCTTGAGGCGGTAGTACTTGGGCACCCTGGCGGTCCGGCCCGCGGTGGGGCTGCCCGTCGCCTCCGTCGCCGTGCCCGCGTCGCTGTCCATGACGTGTACTCCCGACTGCTGTCGTGCTGCCGTCACCGGCTCCTCCGTTAATAGCGGCTCACATCGTGGCACGGGTTGTCGTGGCGGAGGGAGGCGGTGGGTGGCTGATCCCCCTCAGGTGTCGGTCCGATAACAGACCCGACGGGTGTTCTTATACACCCTTGACACCCCTAAAGGTCTAGGCCAAGCTCCGGGTACTGGTCTAAACCATTAAAGGCCAATCCCAGTCCCACGAGCAGGACTCGGCCGTAGGTGTTGTGCGGCGGCCGGCATTTCGGGCGGTGGGGGGAGTTTTGGGGCATCATCCTTGAGGAGGGTGGCGTGAAGCGCAAGCTCATCGCGGCGATCGGCGTCGCGACCATGTTCGCTGCTGTGGCGGCCTGCGGGTCGAACGACAAGAAGGACGACAAGGCCGCGGCCAATCCGGCCGACCGCTCCGGCGCGGTGACCGTGTGGCTGATGGCGGAGTCCCAGAGCACCTGGCCGGAGCTGGTGAAGAACACCACCGCCCAGTTCAAGGCGAAGTACCCCAAGGTCACCCTGAAGATCCAGTACCAGCAGTGGAGCGACAAGATCCAGAAGCTGGACGCCGCGCTGTCCGGCTCCAGCGCTCCCGACGTGGTCGAACTCGGCAACACCGAGACCCAGACCTACATCCTCAACGGCGCCCTCGCCCAGGTGGACAAGTCGCAGTTCGCCAACTCCGGCACCTGGATCAAGGGCCTGGAGGACACCTGCACCTACCAGGGCAAGCTGTTCTGCGTGCCGTACTACGCCGGCGCCCGGGTGGCCGTCTACAACGCCGCCGACTTCAAGGCCGGCACCGGCTCCGACGCCTTCCCCGCCACCGAGGACGCGCTGACCGCGGCCCTGGACAAGATCGAGGCCAAGAAGGGCGCCGACAAGACCTACTCGTCGCTCTACCTGCCCGGCCAGTACTGGTACGCGGCCATGTCGTACGTGAAGGCGTACGGCGGCGCCATCGCCACCACCGACGGCACCAAGTGGACCGCCAGCCTGGAGACCCCGCAGGCGCAGCAGGGCATCCAGCACTACATCGACCTGGTCAAGAAGTACAACCACGGCGACCAGACCAAGGACGAGGCCGACCAGGACGCCGTCGCGGCCCAGCAGAAGGCCGGCCTGATCTACGGCAACGGCTGGGAGGCGGGCAGCATCATCACCCCGCCGAGCGGCAACGCCAAGCTCAAGGACGACATCAAGACGGCCACCATGCCCGGCCCGAACGGCAAGGCGCTGCCGTCCTTCATCGGCGGCTCGGACCTCGCGGTGGTCAGCAAGTCCAAGGTGCAGGACCTGGCCAAGGAGTTCATCGCCGACTACACCAGCGAGAAGAACGAGGCCATCCTGGTCACCAAGGCGACGCTGCCGAACAACACCACGCAGCTGGAGCCGATGAAGGCCGACCCGGCCACCGCCGCCGCCGCCAACGCGGTGCCGGACGCCTGGTTCACCCCGATCGCGCCCGGCTGGGCCGCGATCGAGAAGCAGGGCGTGCTCAAGACGATGCTGCTCGACATCCTGAAGGGCAAGTCCGTCGCGGCGGCCACCAAGGAAGCCGACGACAAGATCAACTCGCTGATCAACAACGCCGCCTGATCCGGCGCCGGCCATCGGGGAGGGCGGTCCGCGCTGCGGGCCGCCCGCCCCGGTCTCCCGGCACCGAACCGGCCGCCGGCCCGCACACCGGCATGGACTCCGGTATGGACACCGAAGAAAGGTCAGCAGATGAGTGCCGCCGATACGCACGAACCGGTGGTGGGGGGCCGCCCGTCGAGCCCGCCGCCGGCCTCGCACCGGCCCGTCCTGACAGGCCCCGGCCGCCCCGGCCGCCGCAACCACGGGCGCAGAACGCTGCCGTATCTGCTGATCGCCCCCGCGCTGCTGGTCATGATCGCGGTGCTGGGCTACCCGCTGGTCGACACCCTGGTGCTGTCCTTCCAGGACGAGCGGCGCAACAACCTCTGGATGGGCACCTCCCCGCCGTGGGTGGGCCTGGACCAGTACACCTCGGTGCTCGGCGACGGCGAGTTCTGGGGGGTGGTGGTCCGCACCGCGCTCTTCGTGGTCGTCTGCGTCGTGGGCACCATGGGCCTCGGGCTGCTGATCGCCCTGCTGATGACGCAGGTGTCCGACTGGGTGCGCGTCACCATGAGCTCGGTGCTGATCGCGGTGTGGGCGATGCCGCTGCTGGTCGCCACCTCGGTCTTCAAGTTCATGTTCGACTCCGACTACGGCCTGGTGGACCAACTCCTCACCCGGCTGCCCGGCGTCGACTACACCGGCCACAACTGGTTCCTCGACCCGACCACCGGCATGGGGATCATCGCGATCCTGGTCGTCTGGGGCGCCATCCCCTTCATCGCCATCAGCCTGCACGCCGCCCTCACCCAGGTCCCCAAGGAACTGGAGGAGGCGGCGCGGATCGACGGCGCCAAGGGCCTGGGGATCTTCCGGTTCGTCACCTTCCCGGTGATCAAGCCGGTGTTCGTGATGACCAGCACGCTCTCGGTGATCTGGGACTTCGGCGTCCTCGGCCAGATCCTGCTGATGCGCAACGGCACCCCCGAGCAGGACTACCAGGTGCTCGGCCTGTACGCGTACACCCAGGCGTTCACGGTCAACTCCTTCAGCCGGGGAGCGGCCATCTCGATCATCTCGGTGCTGCTGCTGTCCGGCGTCGCCGTCTACTACCTGCGCCAGCTGCTGAAGATCGGAGAGGTCGAGTGAGCATCGCCGCCAGGTCCGGCCCCGCGACCGGACCCGTGACCGCCCCCGCCGCCCGGCCCGCCTACCGCCACGTGAAGAAGCGCAGGACCGGCTGGAACGTGCTCGGCCTGGTCGTCGCGGTGATCATGGCCTTCCCGGTCTACTGGATGGTCATCACCGCGCTGCGGCCCAGCCAGGAGATCCTCAGCTACAAGCAGAAGCTGTACCCGAGCTCGGTGACGCTCGCCCAGTTCCGACGGGCGATCGACATGCCGAACTTCTGGGACAACGTCAAGAGCAGCGTGATCATCTCGGTGTTCTCGGTCGTCATCGCCATCGGCATCGGCCTGCTGGCCGCCTACGCGCTCGGCCGGTTCCGGTTCTGGGGCCGCAAGGGGCTGATGATCACCCTGCTGGTGGTCCAGCTGATCCCGGCCACCTCGATGCTGATCCCGATCTACATCCAGCTCAACAAGGCCGGCGGCCTCAACCAGTACTGGGGCGTCATCGCCGTCTACTCGGCCACCACCCTGCCCTTCGCGGTGTGGATGCTGCGCGGCTTCATCGTCAACATCCCCCGCGAGCTGGAGGAGTCGGCGATGGTGGACGGCTGCAGCCAGATGGCGGCCTTCCGCCGCGTGGTGCTGCCGCTGCTCGCGCCCGGCCTGGTCGCGGCCTCCATCTACGCCCTGATGACGGCGTGGAACGAGTACCTGTTCGCGTACGTGCTCCTGCAGGACAACGACAAATACACGCTCAGCGTCTGGCTGCTCAAGTTCAACACCACGCGCGGCACCGACTACGGCGCCCTGATGGCCGGCTCGATCCTCATCGCGCTGCCCGTGGTGGTCTTCTTCCTGTTCGTCCAGCGCAAGGTGGCCTCCGGTCTGACGGCCGGAGCGGTGAAGGGATGACCGTCATTTCCGTCGACTCCCCCGCGGACACCCCCTCCGAGCCCGGCGGCTCGGGAGGTGCCCCCATCACTCGCGACGCGCTCACCGTCCTCCAGCCGGGCTTCGTCGGCACCAGCGCGCCCGCGTGGCTGCTGCGCCAGCTGGCCGAAGGACTCGGCTCGGTCGCCCTGTTCGCCCGCAACATCGAGTCGCCCGGACAGCTGGCGGCGCTCACCGCCCAGCTGCGGGAGGTACGCCCCGACGTGCTGGTCGCCGCGGACGAGGAGGGCGGTGACGTCACCCGGCTGGAGGCCCGGGGCGGCTCGTCCTTCCCCGGCAACCTCGCGCTCGGCGCGGTCGACGACCTCAAGCTGACCCGGGCGGTGGCCGCCGAACTCGGCCGCCGGCTCGCCGTGTGCGGGGTCAACCTCAACTGGGCGCCGTCGGCGGACGTCAACTCCGACCCGGGCAACCCGGTGATCGGGGTCCGGTCCTTCGGCGCCGACCCGGAACTGGTCGCCCGCAACACCGCGGCCTACGTGGAAGGGCTCCAGTCGGCCGGCGTGGCGGCGTGTGTCAAGCACTTCCCCGGCCACGGCGACACCGCCACCGACTCCCACCACGCGCTGCCGCGCATAGACGTCGACCCCGACACGCTGCGCTCGCGCGAACTGGTGCCGTTCCGGGCGGCGCTCGCGGCCGGCAGCAAGGTGGTGATGAGCGCCCACATCCTGGTGCCCTCGCTCGACCCGGAGCTGCCCGCGACCCTCAGCCCGGCCGTGCTCACCGGCCTGCTGCGGGCGCCGAGCTCCGAGGGCGGCCTCGGCTACGAGGGGCTGATCGTCACCGACGGCATCGAGATGCAGGCGATCGCGGCCACGTACGGCATCGAGCGCGGCACCGTGATGGCGCTGGCGGCCGGCGCGGACGCGATCTGCGTGGGCGGCGGCCTCGCCGACGAGCAGACCGTGCTGACGCTGCGGGACGCGATCGTGGCCGCGGTACGGGACGGATCGCTGCCCGCCGAGCGGCTCGCCGACGCGGCCGGCCGGGTACGGGCCCTGGCCGCGTGGACGGCCGCGCAGGCCGGGGCGGGGGTGGCCGCGGCGCTCGCGCAGGGCGCGGACATCGGGCTGGAGGCGGCCCGCCGGGCGCTGCGGATCACCCGCGCGGACCGGTTCACCCCGCTGGACCAGCCGCCGTTCGTGGCCGCCTTCACCCCGATGGCCAACATCGCCGTCGGGGAGGGCACCCCGTGGGGTGTGGCGGCCGAGCTGACACGGCTGCTGCCCGGCACCCGGACGGCCACCTACCGGGCGGCCGACGCCGAGGGCGACCTGGCCGGCTTCGTGGCGCGGGTGCTGGCGGCGGCCGGGCCGAGCCGCCTGGTCGTGGTGGTCAGGGACGCCCACCGGCACCCCTGGATGGCCGTGGCGCTGGCCGCGGTGGTGGCCGAGCGCCCCGGCACGATCGTGGTCGAGATGGGCGTCCCGCAGTCCCCGCCGACCGGCGCGCTGCACATCGCCACGCACGGCGCCGCCCGCGTCTGCGGCGAGGCGGCGGCGGAGGCCATCGTCAGCGCGCGCTGAGCCCCGGGACCGGGCGCCGGGCCGCTTCCCCGAGCCCCGGCGCCCGGTCACGGTACGAAGACGGGCCGGGGTCCGGAGCCGGCCCCGGACCCCGGCGCGGGAACCGCGGACGGGCTGGACCCCCCATGGGTCCAGCCCGTCCGCCGTATCCGCCCGGCGCGGCGGAAGCCGTTGCGGTCACAGGCCCTGCCAGTCGGGCTTGGCGGCGAAGGTGGCCCGGAAGTACGGCGCCAGCTTGAGCTCGGAGGCCGCCGCCTCGTCCACCACGACGGTCGCGTGCGGGTGCAGCTGGAGCGCCGAGGCCGGCACGACCGCGGCGACCGGGCCCTCCACGGTCTGCGCGATCGCCTCCGCCTTGCCCTCGCCGGTGGCCAGCAGCACCAGGTGCCGGGCCTCCAGGATGGTGCCTATGCCCTGCGTGATGACGTGGTGCGGCACCTGGGAGATGTCGCCGCCGAAGAAGCGGGCGTTGTCCACCCGGGTCTGCTCGGTGAGGGTCTTGATCCGGGTCCTGGAGGCCAGCGACGAGCAGGGCTCATTGAACCCGATGTGGCCGTCGGTGCCGATGCCCAGCAGCTGGAGGTCCACCCCGCCGGCCGACGCCAGTGCCGCGTCGTACGCCTCGCAGGCCGCTAGCACGTCCGGCGCCGAGCCGTCGGGGCCGAGGAAGGCGTCCGGCGACAGCCCCAGCGGCTCCACCACCTCGCGCAGCACCACCGACCGGTACGACTCCGGGTGCCCGGCGGGCAGCCCCACGTACTCGTCCAGCTGGCACACCCGGGCCCGCGAGGCGTCCACCGCGCCGCCCCTGACCAGCCCGGCCAGCGCCTGGTACACGGGCAGCGGGGTCGATCCGGTCGCCACCCCCAGCAAAGCGTCCGGCTTCCGGCGCAACAGGCCGGCCACGGCCTCCGCGATGAGTTCGCCGCCTGCCGCGGCGTCCGGGACGATGACAACTTCCACGGGAGCCTGCCGATCTGGAAGAGGGTGAGCGTGGTATAGACCAATCTAGCAGAGGGCTCCCCCGCACCGTGCGCCGGCACCGTCGCCGGGGGCGGGCGGGTGGGTTGTAACACGGGGGATACGGCGTGGACGCCGGCAGGGGCGGAAAGCACTTCGGGCCGCGGTGCCGGGAGAGGACCCTCAACCTCTCCAGCACCGCAGCCCGGAGCTGCCGTCGGCGCCACGACCGGTGGGGTGTGCGGTCCCCAAGGGTCGCTGACGGCGCCGACCAGGGAGGCTTCGGGCGTAGTCAGGGCAGAGAACGCCGTGGCCTCGATCCGCGCTCCTGTGCGGGGAGCGCGGAGGTTCTTCGTATCCAATTGTGGACTAGACCACTCGCGGTTGTCCATGGGCCGTCCACGGATTCGTAGCGAACCGCACGGTGGATTCCCGCCGGAACCCGCCGCGAAACCGGCCACCGGCCGTCGGCCGCGCCGGACGGTACGCTCGCAGGCGTGCCCTCCATGAACGACCTCGTACGCGAGCACACGGCCCTCGACGACTCCGACCTCGAATGGCTGCATCTGCTCGTCTCGGAGTGGCAGCTGCTCTCCGACCTCTCCTTCGCCGACCTGGTGCTGTGGGTGCCGACCCGCGACGGCAGCCGCTATGTCTCGGTGGCCCAGATGCGGCCGAACACCGGGCCCACCTCCTACCAGGACGACATGGTCGGCCACCTCGTCCCCCGCGGCCGGCGACCGCTGCTGGACGTGGCGCTCGACGAGGGCCGGATCGTCCGCGAGGGCGACCCGGAGTGGCGCGAGGAGGTGCCGGTCCGGGTCGAGTCCATCCCGGTACGGCGCAACGGGCGGGTGCTCGGGGTGATCGCCCGCAACACCAACCTGCTCACCGTCCGCACCCCCAGCCGGCTCGAACTCACGTACCTGCAGAGCGCCTCCGACCTGGCGCAGATGATCGCGGCCGGCGCCTTCCCCTTCCCCTCCGAGCACGTCGACATGGACGCCTCGCCGCGGGCCGGTGACGGGCTGATCCGGCTGGACGCCGAGGGCCTGGTCCAGTACGCCAGCCCCAACGCGCTGTCCGCGTACCACCGGCTGGGCCTGGCCGCCGACCTGGTGGGCCACCACCTCGGCCGGGCCACCGCCGAGCTGGCCCCCGAGCGCGGCCCGGTGGACGAGGCCATGGTCAAGCTGGCCAGCGGCTGGGCGCCACGCGAGTTCGAGGTCGAGGGCGGCGACGGGGTGATCCAGCTCCGGTCCATCCCGCTCAAACCCAAGGGCACGCACATCGGTTCGCTGGTGCTGCTCCGCGACGTCACCGAACTGCGGCGCCGCGAGCGGGAGCTGATCACCAAGGACGCCACCATCCGGGAGATCCACCACCGGGTGAAGAACAACCTTCAGACGGTCGCCGCGCTGCTGCGCCTGCAGGCCCGGCGGATGGACTCCGAGGCGGCCCGGGAGGCGCTGGACGAGGCGGTACGGCGGGTCGGCTCGATCGCCATCGTGCACGAGACGCTGTCCCAGACGTTGGACGAGCGGGTCGAGTTCGACGAGATCGCGGACCGGGTGCTGGCGATGGTGGCGGAGATCTCACCCGGTCGGGTCAACGTCCGGCGGACCGGGAAGTTCGGCATCCTCACCGCGGAGATCGCCACGCCGCTGTCCATGGTGCTCACCGAACTGCTGCAGAACGCGCTGGAGCACGGGTTCGGGGCGGGGGGGTCGGGGTCGGTGGAGGTCGCGGTGCGGCGGGGGCGCGACCAGGTCACGGTCGCCGTCGAGGACGACGGCCGCGGTCTGCCGCCCGGCTTCGACGCCCAACGGGCGGGCAATCTCGGCCTCCAGATCGTCCGGACGCTGGTGGTGGGCGAGTTGTCCGGCACCTTCGACATGCTCCCCGCGGCGGCGGGGGGGACCCGGGTGGTGCTGGAGCTCCCGCTGGTGGGGTGAGAGGAAGGTAGGGGAGCGGGGGGCCGCGGGGGAGCCGCGCGGGGCCGTGCGGGCCGTGAACTGCTGAACTGCGAGCGGGCGTTGCGGGGCAAAAAGAAGAGCCCCGTACCTGTGGGTACGGGGGCTCTTCGCGATGCTGCGCGTATTGGCAGGTGCTGCGCGCTGCGGCTCGGGAAGAAGACTGTTGATCAGGCTGTGGCGTTACGGGCCCGGTTGCGGGCGGCGCGGCGCTTCATCGCACGACGCTCGTCCTCGCTGAGGCCACCCCACACACCGGCGTCCTGGCCGCTTTCCAGCGCCCACTGAAGGCACTGGTCCATGACGGGACACCGGCGGCAGACGGCCTTGGCTTCCTCGATCTGCAGCAGCGCAGGACCGGTGTTGCCGATGGGGAAGAAGAGCTCGGGGTCTTCCTCGCGGCAAACGGCGCGGTGACGCCAGTCCATGGCTGCTCCAACTCCTTGTGTGACAAGCACGTTGCTTGTGAATGTGAACGCTTTCACGAATCCCCCGACGGCGAACGGGACGCCACTCAGCCGATGCTGGTGCTGTCCCGCTGGTGTGAGGTAGGAGATTCGGGCTCTCAAGGGGGCTTGTATGTCGGCCGTCCCGATCGCCACCTAGAGACTCGCAAACCTCGGCGGGAGATACAACCCCTTCAGGAAAGTTTTTTACGATTCCTCGGTGTCGCATCGGTCACAGCCGTACTTCCATGGGGTGCAGGGCAGCCTAAACGTTCGAGTAAAAGGACTTTAGGCTCTTCCGCTTACACAATCACACGCAGTGCATGGCGTACACCTGTGAAGGTCGCGCTCGTACGCAGTCCCAGGTGGTCACCGTCCACCTGGAAGGGCAGTGGCGCCTGCGATTGCAAGGTGAACTCGGTCAGATCGTGCAGTGCGACCGCGTACTTCCCGTGCGGTCCCCGCTCCGGGGTGGAACGGAGCAGCTGCGCGGCGTAACGAGCCCCTGACACCGTGGACATCCTGGTGATGCCCAGCAGGTCGAGAGCGGTGTCGAACGACGCCTCGGGAGAAGCGTAGACCGCCCGGTTGCCGAGATACGTCCACGGCGAGGTGTTGCACACTATCGCGGTGGTCAGGTCGGTCACCGGCTCCTCATCCGGGCGCAGTACGGCGATGGTGCCGTGCCGGCGGTGCGGATCGGCGAGGAACTGACGGGCCACCTGGCGGAAATAGAGCGCCGGGGTCGAACGTTTGCCCAATTCCCGTTGCTGCTCGACCCGTCCGATGACCCCGGCGTCGAAGCCGAGGCCCGCGCAGAAGGTGAACCAGCGGGCGGGCACACCCTCGTCCTCGGTCCCCGGGGTGCCGCTGACCAGGCCGAGGCCCACCGTCTTGGAGGAACCCGCCCGCAGCGCGTCCAGCAGGGCGCCGGTGGCCTCCACGGCGTCGTTGGGCAGTCCGAGGGCGCGGGCGAAGACATTGGTGGAGCCGCCGGGCACCACGGCGAGGCTGGGCAGCGCGGCGGGGGCCGGGCCGTGGTGCAGCAGGCCGTTGACGATCTCGTTGACGGTGCCGTCGCCGCCGAGCGACACCACCAGCTCGATCTCGCCGCCCTCGGCGGCCCGCCGGGCCAGGTCCCGGGCGTGGCCGCGGTACCCGGTGGTGGCCACCTCCAGCTTGAGGTCGCTGGCCAGCGCGGTAGCGATCACATCGCGGACCCGCGCGCTGGTGGTGGTGGCGGCGGGGTTGACCACGAGGAGAGCGCGCATGGTCGACAGCGTACCCAGCCTTTTTCACGCCGGGCTACGCTGAGCGGTGTGAGCCAGACCCCCGAGCCCCGCCGCTCAGCCACCCCGCGCAGGGCCGCCCGGCCCGCGGCCCCCGAGGACCGCAGCGCACCGCCCCGCCCCGGGACCTCCGGCGGGGCCGCCGCCGCGCGCGAGGGGGGGCCGGACGGCGCGGACACCCCGGACGGCGCCGCGATCCCGGCCGGGCGTGCGGCCCGGGGCGGGGCGGGTGACGGCCGTGTCCGCGCGGCGGGTGACATCCCGGCCGCACGCCCGGCCGCGGGGCCGCCGCCGCTGCGGCTGACCCTGGTCGCGGGGGTGGCCGCGCTGGAAGGGATCGCCGTGGCCGTCTGGGGGATCACCATGTTCTTCACCGGCGGCGGCAACGCGGTGCCGGCCGGGCTGCTGCTCCTGGTGCTGGCCGCGCTGCCGCTCCTGGCCGCGTACGGCCTGCGCCGGGCGCGCCGCTGGAGCCGCGGGCCCGCGCTCATCATGCAGCTGCTCTCGCTGCCGATCGCCTGGACCATGCTGCACAGCGACGGCCCGGTGATCGCCGGCGGCGCCGTCCTCGGCGCCCTGGCGCTCACCGGCCTGGTCCTGCTGGTCCACCCCGCCACCACCGACGCCCTCGGCATCAGCCGGACGGCGTCCTCCTGACCGCCCGGGGTCCGCGGACCCCGGGCGGTCAGCAAGGTGAGCAGGGGCGGGGCCGGACTACTCCTCGATCAGGAGCTTGTCGCGCAGCTGGGCGAGGGTGCGGGCGAGCAGCCGGGAGACGTGCATCTGCGAGATGCCGACCTCCTGGGCGATCTGCGACTGGGTCATGTTGCCGAAGAAGCGCAGCAGCAGGATCGTCTTCTCCCGCGGCGGGAGCTGCTCCAGCAGCGGCTTGAGCGACTCCCGGTACTCGACCCCCTCCAGCGCCTCGTCCTCGGAGCCGAGGGTGTCGGCGACCGCCGGGGACTCGTCGTCGGTGTCGGGGACGTCCAGCGAGAGGGTGCTGTAGGCGTTGGCGGACTCCAGCCCCTCCAGGACCTCCTCCTCGGAGATCTTCAGGTGCTCGGCCAGCTCGTGGACCGTGGGCGCCCGCCCGTGCCGCTGGGACAGCTCCCCGGTGGCCGTGGTGAGGGCCAGACGCAGCTCCTGGAGCCGGCGCGGCACCCGTACCGCCCAGCCCTTGTCCCTGAAGTGACGTTTGATCTCACCGACCACCGTCGGCGTCGCGTACGTGGAGAACTCCACCCCGCGGTCGACGTCGAACCGGTCGACGGACTTGATCAGGCCGATCGTGGCGACCTGGGTGAGGTCGTCCAGCGGCTCGCCGCGGTTGCGGAACCGCCGGGCCAGGTGCTCCACCAGCGGCAGGTGCATCCGGACCAGCTGGTTGCGCAGCTCCGCCCGCTCCGGTGAGCCGTCCGGCAGCTCCCGCAGCCGGACGAAGAGCGCACGGGCGCCCGAGCGGTCGTGCGGGTCGTGGCGCTC
Coding sequences within it:
- a CDS encoding RNA polymerase sigma factor SigF, with the protein product MEAMDAAEQADPMDEHEHPVPPQDPRAATRATAREPAAEDPEHTPEPADAAERHDPHDRSGARALFVRLRELPDGSPERAELRNQLVRMHLPLVEHLARRFRNRGEPLDDLTQVATIGLIKSVDRFDVDRGVEFSTYATPTVVGEIKRHFRDKGWAVRVPRRLQELRLALTTATGELSQRHGRAPTVHELAEHLKISEEEVLEGLESANAYSTLSLDVPDTDDESPAVADTLGSEDEALEGVEYRESLKPLLEQLPPREKTILLLRFFGNMTQSQIAQEVGISQMHVSRLLARTLAQLRDKLLIEE